In Candidatus Poribacteria bacterium, the sequence CAATCTCAGATTCCGAAACATCAACAGGCGGCCTCCAGCCGGATTCCGGCGGTAACGTCCAGCCTTTGACCCATTCCACCTCCATACCGGTGAGTAGTCGCAGCAGCGTCAATTGAACACAGCCCCCGCCCGATACTTCACGTGGCAGTCCACTCGGAATAGCGGCAGCGGTGAGTTTGCCGATATTACCGGCACCGATCCAATCAATTGTCTCTAACAGATACGGCACTCCTGAGTAGACACTACCACATCCGAAAACGGTGCCTCGCTCACGACAAATACGCAGCATCGCATCCGCTTGAGACAATTCAACTGATATCGGTTTTTCGCATGAGACCACCTTGACGCCAGCCTCTGCGCAGGCGATTATCGTGTCGGGATTGTGCGATGTCGGAAGGATTGCTGAAACGATGTCTGGAACTTCTTTGGCTAACAGGTTATCCAGTGAATCAAAGACAACTTCAACACCATATAGGTCAGCGAAGGTCTGTCTGCGGTCTTTGGCGCGGTCAACCAGTGCGACGATTTCGCAGGCTGGATGATTGGCGTAGGCGTGTAGATACCTGCTACCCCAAGTTCCCGCCCCACCGACAATCGCAACTCTATACTTTTTCATCTTCCAAATATGACTCCTTTGGTCCGAAAAATAAGAAGGTTTATGTCAAAAGAAAGGCAGCTCAGAGAAAATGTAGGGAACAACGATCGTTGTTCCCTACTACCAAAAACTATGAACGGGACGGTTTTCTGCCACCACTAAATGTATCTGGTTTCTGGGTGTCAGAGGGCCAATACCCGTTGGGATCCTCCTGCCACAAATTCCCGCATAGCCCGGAAATGACCCGCCATTCCGCCGCACCGAGATCTGGATCCGGGTGAAACAGAAATCGCTTCAACCCCGCACGTTCGGAGGTCGCCAAGATGTTGTGAAGATCTCTTGCCGTCATAGCGTCGCCGGCATGTGGGCTGCGTCCGGTTGACACCCAAGCGACAGTTTTATCATCATCTCCAATAGCTTCGAGTGCACGTTGAGTTTCGCTCCATACGACCTCTGAGAAGAACTCCTCCGGGAATCCCATCTCCATATCCATCAGCGAGTGAACGCCCGGTAGGTCAATGCCAAACAGCGACTTCACTACTGCAAAGCAATCTTCTTCCGTCAGTCTAGGGTTCCACTCAGAAAGTATCTGGACCCAACGCGCAATCGTTCCGTACATCCCATCGAAGCCCCGGTGCCAGAAGTAGTGCTTAGGAAAGATGTAGTCGAAAAGCGACGCCATCTGTTGATAGTTCTGTCCGGTGAGCGAAGAAAAGGTCGCCGTGCGCGGGATACCGCCCAATTCCACCTTGCGGTCCAGCTGGTCGAGTTGGGTGCGTACAGCCTGCATGTAACCCAACGCGGTTTCCTGACGGGTCCGCAACCAGTAGAGGGCATCTTCGTTGATGTCAAATAGTGTCAACGCTGCCAGCATCCCGCCGGGAGCGTGATACCGTACCAGAGACGGTGTCAGGTTGTGAAGCCGTTCCCCTAAGTGTGCGATGCCCCGCTCCAAGCGGGGAATATCCTTTCCTAAAGCCGCGAAACGGTGCCGCTCATGCTCACGAATTTCGAGCAGCTCCCCGCCGTGATGGAAGGCTAGTTCGTAATGTTGTTCCCCCGGACCATCTATGATAACACCGTGCGCTTGAGGGTAGGCGTTCATCGTGTCCTGAACGCTAGCAGCAAATCCCACCGCGCCATAGGGATCTTCCTCTAACGGTCGTGTCCCACCGCCGCCGGGGACGCTAAAGGTCATAATATGCCAATCGCGCGAAGCGGCATCGTCTAACATGGCGTGCAGCTGTCTCTCTTTCTCCAAATCGCGTGGAGCTTCCGGCGGTGGACTCACCCCGAATGATTTGTATACCTCCGGATCAGGCGCAAAGGTCCGAATCGTTGTGCCGTCATCCTGCATGAACTGCAAGTAACCGAACACGATACCACGCACACCCCCGTCCTCCCAAGCGTCGAATGTTCGCTGGTAGTCGGGCAGCCAGTGTTCGAGCGGGCTATGGGTAAAGATCCACGGTATCATAGGAAACCTCCTCGGTTGAGCATCTTAAACAACTTGACCGTCAATCCTTGAAAAAGTTGTAAACTTTTTCCGGATTTAGCTGTCGAAAAAACAACATAAACCAAGTTGCGCTTTATAGTAAGGAACCTCAATGACAAACGCTATCTTCTTCGATTTCTTTGCGACACTCATCTCTTGGACGCAGCCACTGCGTGTGACTACTCGTAAAATTGCCGATCGGTATCAACTGCGTCTAGATTGGTCTGTCTACGACGAAGCGCGGGCAATTCTAACCGAAGCGTATGAAGCCTCAAAACCGACAGATAACATACGGGATACAATATTCAGACAACTTGATGCCTGCTGTACTTTTCTGAGAAAACTGGGAGTGCGTGAGCATGTAGAACAGATTGCGTGGGAAGTCTTGCAATATGAACATGCCCTTTTTTCGCGTAACAACGCCACGCTTTATGAAGACGTTCTGCCGACCCTTGACCGATTACAGCAGATGAACCTAAAAATGGGAATCATTTCCAACTGGGATACGCCCTTACATGCTATGGTTGAAGAACTTGGACTTGCTCCCTATTTTGACGTGGTCGTCGCCTCCCATGATCAGCGGGTACGAAGTGCGAAGCCGGACGCAGCTATTTTTGAATATGCCTTAAATGCCGTCGGCGTTTCCCCGGAAGAAGCAGTTCATGTTGGGGACTCCTTCGAGGCAGATATCATGGGAGCCCACGCCGCCGACATCCGTGCAGTTCTGTTAGACCGGGACGGAACGCAGACCGGGCGGTGGAGAGAAACCATCCAAACCTTGCATGCGTTGCCGAATCTGTTAAGTGTGAAGCGTGCTTTAATATGAGTTGCTTTGCCTTCTGCCCGTTATCGATCACACGGCGTAAGCGACCGATCCATCTTCGCGCAGCAAAGTTTGACCGGTGTTCATCGGTTGGTAGGGGCGCTGCTCTATCAGACTATCGTCCAACTCCACGCCGAGTCCCGGTGCTTCAGGAATCGGAATATAACCGCCCTCACGCTGATAGCAGGTTTTGTAAACAGCGTTGTTAGGTGATTCGTCGCCCTTGGTGTATTCTTGGGTGATGAAGTTTGGGATGCTTGCGTCGAGGTGTAATGAGGCGGTTGTGGTCAGCGGTCCCAAGAAATTGTGGGTAACAACCGCACTGTGGTAGGATTCAGCGATTGCAGCGATTTTTTTACATTGAGTCAGCCCGCCCGCCAATGCAACATCCGGTCGGACATACTGAGGTCCACCGGCGGCGAGCAATTCACGGAATTCCCAAATCGTTGTCAGACGTTCACCGTTTCCTAAAGGGACGGTCATCCGCTTGGCAAGCTCCGCCTGCGACACGATGCTGTCAATCTGGATGGGATCCTCAAGGAAGTAGATATTAAACGGTGTCAACGCTTCTGCCAAGACAATCCCGTTCATCGGCGTGAGTTTGCGGTGGACTTCGACGATGAGGTCAAGATCGGGACCGCCTCCCTCTCGCGCCGCTGCAACCAGATCGCGAGCGGTCTTGACCAAGCGATCCAACGCCATATCCTGATAGCCACCGACCACCGGATCAAACTTCAGCGCAGTGAACCCTTCCTCTACTGCATCTTTCGCACTCTGAAACATTGTCTCTGGGGTCGGTCCTCCAGCCATAAGATGCAGACGGATTTTGTCACGACAATTTCCACCTAACAGCTCCCATACCGGCGCACCGAAATGCTTTCCCTTGATGTCCCACAGCGCAATATCTACCGCACTGATTGCGCCACAGAGAGCGGTGCCACGAAACGGTCCCATGCGGTAGAGATACTGCCAGTGATGTTCAATGCGCAGGGGATTTTGACCGATTAGGTATTTTTCAAAGGTTGCGACGATTCTCTCGACCGCTTCGGGATAGCCCCAGCAAGCGGTTTGACCGATGCCACTGATGCCGTTATCGGTGTGGATGCGGACCACATAACCGCCACCGATGAAGAAAGATTCGATCTTGTCAATTTTCATGCTGCGCTCCTTGATGGATTGATTTTAAGTAGATCACACCGTGTCTTAAACTGTGCTCAGTATATCAAAAATTGCGGGGCGCGTCAATGGTATTTCAAGGATTGTCGAAAGCAACTGTAAGACCAAGCGTTTTACGACCCTCAAGGAATTTCTGCTACATCGTATAGTCAAAGCGACACGTCTAATCAACCTTATATCTAGAATTTCGTCAAAACGTCAAAATATGCACAGCGAATAAAATCAATACAGAAGGAGTCAAAGCCCTATGTATTCATTACCCCGTCACTTGCTTAAGTTTTCCTCATGATTCGTAACCAAAGCAGCTGCACCGGCGTTAAGGAGAATGACGATATGGAGGGCATCGGGATTTTCATGCAATACTTTGTATCAGTGCTGTAGCTCCAGGCGCGACGACTCCTTGATGAAAAACAGGTTTATTACGGGAGATCAATAGATGATCGAAGTTGAAAATCTCACAAAAAATTACGGACCATTTCCGGCATTGAAAGGAATTTCCTTTCGTATTAACAAAGGCGAGGTCATCGGTTTTTTGGGACCAAATGGTGCTGGCAAAACCACCACCATGCGAATTTTGACCTGCTTTATGCCCGCCAGCAGTGGAAATGCAACGGTCGCGGGATACGATGTTTTCAAGCAATCCTTGGATGTTCGTAAGCACATCGGTTATCTGCCCGAAAGTGTGCCGCTTTATCCAGAGATGACCGTCACTGGCTACCTCAAATTTGTGTCAAAGATTAAAGGCGTACCGCGAAGCAAACGTGCCGAGCGATTAGAGGTAGCGGTTGAATCCTGTAGTTTGACCGAGCGGCGAGGCCAGATTATCGGACAGCTGTCCAAGGGCTATCGTCAACGGGTCGGCTTGGCACAGGCACTGATTCATGATCCAGATGTCATTGTCCTTGACGAACCTACAGCCGGTCTTGATCCCCGGCAGATTATTGAGATCCGTGAACTGATCAAGGCTCTCGGCAACGAACACACAATCATCCTCAGCACACACATCCTCCCTGAAGCGAGTATGACCTGTGAGCGGTTGATTGTGATTAATGACGGTAAAATTGCCGGCGGTGTAAAACTCTCAGAGGGACGTGCCGTTTCTATTGACGCAGGTGATGACGGACACACAGAGTTGGGCGATACGAAAACCCTTTATCTGGAAGTCTCAGGTCCAGAAGCAGAGGTCAAGACCGTCCTCGAAAATCTCCCCGGTGTCAGTCATGTCGAAAGCCGAGGTTTGAACGATAACGTCAATCCAACATTCCACATCAATTATGAACTGAATACAGATATTCGCGCAGCGGTTTCATCAAGCATCATTCAGCACGGATGGAATTTGCTTGAAATGCGTTCCATCGAAATGACGCTTGAGGAACTTTTCTTACAACTGACAGCCGGTGTAGAAAGTGAAACACAAGCGGACGATGATGCAGGTGTAGAGGTGCAGGATTCGTAACCGTTCCCGTTCATTCTCCTCGGGAAAATTGAGCAAAGTTGCTAAGGTTGAAGGCTTTATTCATTCATTTGAATTAGGACTTACGCATGTCCTCTTAAAGTCCCCTGATCAGGGGATTTAAGGGGTTAGATGGAATTAAATAACGACTTTTCAGCAAAATATGCCAATTTTCTGTTCAATTTGCATCAGTCCTATGAATATTTTTACAGTCCTCAAATAAAATACTTGACGTTGAACGATCCATTAATGTATAATTCTAGCGTTAACAGGAATAATTCCCACCGACAGTCGTCCGCCACTATATTTCGTATTATTTTGAATGCCTTCATACACCGATTCGACGCCTCTTCTATGTTACCCGTTTGGGAATTCCTTATAATTCACCACTTAACCAACCGCTATTCTGCGTATCCTTGTCTTTTATCTTAATTTGATCCAACTTTCTTTTCGATAATTTCCCACCACTATGCTGCCAACGATCATAAATTATAGTTTATAAAGGCAAACCGGTGAGTCGTTGCACATCTCTTCCCGAAGTGTAGCGTCAACCGTGGAGTGTCTGCTGCAAATGCTTTGTGCAACTTTGGGTTAGTGTAAAAGATATGAGTGTTAGTCAATCTGCAAGCGGTTAGAATCGCGCAATGAGGAGTAACAAAATTATGGAGAATGTGGACATTGTTAAACTCCAAGAGATGACGATCTCCGAATTGAATGGTATGGCTCGGAAGTTGGGGCTAACAGGATACAGTAGCCTCCGCAAACAAGAGCTTATTGCCCAAATTCTTGGAGCCAAAGCGGAAAGCAGCGGCATGTTGTTCGGAGAAGGTATCCTTGAGATTTTACCAGAAAAATACGGTTTTCTTCGGTCATCAAGCTATAACTATTTGCAAAGTACCGATGATATTTATGTCTCTCCCTCGCAAATACGCAAATTTGACCTCCGTACAGGTCACGAGGTTCAGGGACAGATCCGTCCCCCTAAAAAGGGAGGCGATAAAGATGAGTTTTACTTCGCATTGTTGAAAATTGAAAAAGTCAATGCCGAAGCCCCAACAGCCGCAAAGGATAAGATCCTTTTCGATAACTTAACCCCTGTCTACCCTTATGAGCAGCTAATACTTGAACATAATCCGAAGGAATTTTCTACACGGATTACCGATTTGATGTCCCCGATCGGTAAGGGGCAGCGTGGGTTGATTGTAGCTCCGCCTTACAGCGGCAAAACCACAATCTTAAAAAATATCGCCCACGGTATCGAGGAGAATCATCCAGAAGTTATGCTCATCTTCTTATTAATTGATGAGCGTCCAGAAGAAGTGACAGATGTTTCCCGGTCCATAAAAGGGGAAGTTATCAGTTCCACCTTTGATGAGCATCCGGAACGGCATGTACAAGTCGCGGATATGGTCATTGAAAAAGCGAAGCGATGGGTCGAATATGGCAAAGACGTAGTGATTATGCTGGATAGCATGACACGTCTCGTGCGAGCCTGTAACGTTGTGGCACCGCACAGTGGTAAAACATTGTCAGGCGGTATTGACGCGCTTGCGTTTATGAAACCGCGTCAGTTTTTCGGGGCGGCACGAAAGTTTGAGGAAGGCGGCAGCTTAACGATTATAGCCACCGTATTGGTTGATACCGAAAGCCGAGGCGATGAGCATATTTATGAGGAGTTAAAAGGTACTGCAAACATGGAGATTCACTTAGAGCGTTCTCTGCTAGAACGGCGCATCTTCCCCTCCATCGACATCGGTAAATCGAAGACCAGACGCGAAGAGCTACTGCTCAAGCCAGAGATACTCAGCAAAGCGTGGATCCTGCGCAAATTCATGGGGCAGATGAGCACCGCTGAATCAATGGAACTCCTTGTCGAACACTTAGGAAAAACAGAGACAAATGAGCAGTTTATTGATATGATGATAAACAATACCAAAGCCAACGGTCCCGCCCGCGGTGGACGGTATCAGTGGTAGCGCTGAGTTGACCGTTAAATAAACTGCAAGGAGGTGAAGATCCTCATGAAATCAGATATCCATCCAGAAACAATGGAATGTGTCATCAATTGTGTGTGTGGTGCAACATATACAACCTATTCTACCAAACCTCAAATCCGCGTAGAAATTTGTTCAAAGTGTCACCCATTTTACTCAGGTCAGCAGACAATTGTCGATACGGCGGGACGGGTCGAAAGTTTCCGCCGTAGGTATGGTCTTGCCGATGAAAATTAAATAAGGTTTAGTCATAAATGCCGGCAGAACCCTTCAGAGCACAAGCGTTGTGTAATCGCATCACTGAATTCTTATCGGCTATGAAACATGAGAGGGCAGAGGTCAACTGGTAAATTGTACGAGCGACCATCTGCCCTTCTGAGGTTCTAAAAAAAATCGCAGTGAATAGAAGGTGGAAAAAAAATAACGCATGGGATTTCAAGTGTCTGATAAACATATTGAAGAATACCATATGCTCGGTTACACAGTTTTCCGAAAAATTCTTCCACCGTCATTGATTCGAGATCTGCGACAAGTCAGTGACAGGGCGAAAGCAATTGCCCGTGAGCAAAGCGGTCCCCAAGTGCAGCGTCTCCAGCCCGTTGCAAATTATGATCTTGACCAACAGCCCTTCATTGACTACGCCAATTTACCACCACTGGTTGATGCCATTGCCGAGGTGCTGACGCCGCGTCATCGTCATGGTGATCGAGACCACTTCGGTATTCTGTTTGAACCTGCGGATATGCCATACTGCACGCCGTGGCACCGCGACTGGCGCGATAACGCCGCCGGTTTGCCACTCTCAATGTGGGATGAAGTGTTCACCGACATCAATCATTTCAATCAGATTAATTGCGCTTTGTATGAAGACAGTTCGACGTGGTTTGTTCTGGGTAGCCATCTGAGGCGAGACTTGCCAGCGGAAATTGAACGCTTCCCAGATCGACCCATACCGGGCGTGGACCTTGATGGCAAATCCGTAGAAGAGCGGGAACCACTCTGCCTCGAATATTGTCGCAGTATGCCCGGGGCGATACAGTTGCATCTAGAAGCGGGAGATTTCGCACTTTACCGAAATACACTCTGGCATCTGGGCAACTACGTCCCCTATCGCAAACGGGCAACCCTACACGACAGCGCTTGGACACCTGAGTTTAAGGCGTGGTCCGAGAAAGCACGAACCGAATCGAGCAAACGGCGCGAAGCTGGTTTCGGCATGGAAAATCCAAATCTCAAGGCTACCAATAAAGCAGCGTCAACACCCGTTTAATACTAAAGTGATAACCTAACTATGCTTGAGAAGTTAAAAGAGATAGAAACAAGATATTTAGAAATAGAAAAAGGTTTAGCCGATCCCGCACAAATTGCCGATCAGCAAAACCTGCAAAACCTCGCAAAGTCGCACGCGGAACTTGCACCGATTGTTTCAAAGTATACGGAGTATCAAAAAACAGCGAAAGAGATCGAGGAAACTTCCGCCCTGCTTGAACAAGAGACCGATGCTGAGTTTATTGCCTTTGCTAAGCAAGAGCTGGACGGGCTCACCGAGCAGAAAAACAACTTAGAAACCGAGTTGAAGATCTTGCTCATCCCGAAGGATGCGAACGACGAAAAGAATGTGATTGTGGAGATCCGCGCGGGAACAGGGGGTGAAGAAGCAAGTTTATTTGCCGGCGAGCTTTTCCGGATGTACTCAAGATACGCTGATCAGAAAGGTTGGAAAGTAGAACTGCTCAACTCCAATGCAACCGGCTTGAAAGGCTTCAAAGAGATTATTTTTTCGATTAACGGGAACCGGACATATAGCCGGCTAAAGTTTGAAGGCGGTACACACCGTGTGCAGCGCGTCCCCACAACGGAAGCCAGTGGTCGCATCCACACATCCGCGGTGACTGTTGCCGTCTTGCCGGAGGCGGAAGAGGTTGATCTCAAGATTGACGCAGAAGATTTGCAGATTGAAACGTTCCGTTCATCAGGACCAGGCGGCCAGAGCGTCAATACAACCGATTCAGCGGTACGAATCACATACATTCCTACAGGGCTCACGGTATCCTGCCAAGATGAAAAATCTCAACATAAGAACAGAGCCAAGGCAATGAAGATTCTGCGATCCCGTCTACTTGAGCAGATGCAAGCTGAACAGGATGCCGAACGTGCGCAAACGCGGAGATCTATGATTGGCAGCGGCGATCGAAGTGAAAAAATTCGCACGTATAACTTTCCCCAGAATCGGGTGACAGACCATCGTATCGGTCTAAGCGTTTATCAGTTAGATGCAGTTTTAGATGGAGACATCGACACTTTCATTGATGCCTTGATAGACGCTGACCAAGCAGAGCAATTAAAGAACTTATCGTCGTGAAAACTTGGCACGTAATCGATCTTATCGAGTGGACGGCAGAGTACTTTGAACGTCACGAAATCCCTACCCCGCGATTAGACGCGGAATTGTTGCTCGGACACCTCCTGCAAAAGAGCCGTTTACAACTCTATCTCTCCTTCGAGATGCCTGTGTTCCAAGAGGCGCTATCGAAATTTCGGGAGCTAATCAAAAAACGGATAGCGCACACTCCTGTGAGTTACCTTACCAACCACAAAGAGTTTATGTCACTGGACTTCTATGTAGATTCGCGTGTGCTAATTCCGCGACCCGAGACAGAGACTCTAGTTGAGACAGTATTACAGCATCAGCAGGAGCCTTGCCGGTTCGTGGATATCGGAACAGGTTGCGGCGCCATTGCGATTAGTTCTGGTCATCACCGTCCTGATTGGGAGTTGATTGCCACAGATTTCTCAACGGAAGCCTTAGCAGTTGCCCAGCAGAATGCACTCACTCACAACTGCGCAGATCGACTCACGTTCCTGCAAGGCGATCTGTTTGAACCCCTGCAAGAACTACCCAACTCCCGTTTTGACTGGATTGCTTCCAACCCGCCTTATGTGGGCACAGACGAGGCGTCAACCCTTCCCTTGGATGTACGAGAGCACGAGCCGGAAATCGCGCTCTTTGCTGGCGCTGATGGCCTTGACATCATTCGGCGTATCGTAACAGACGCGCCACAGTTTTTGAATTCGGAAGGGAAACTCATCTTGGAAATCGGTTGCAACCAAAGTCACCCTGTTCAAGACCTGATTCAATCGCAACCCGCATATAAGCACTGTGAGGTTATCAAAGATTATGCTGATATTGAGCGCGTGGTTCTCGCTAGTGTTTAATGATTAACCATTCGGATTCTTTTTTCTTTCGCTTTCATGCGGTGCAGGAGAACAGCGTCTTGCAGAAACACAAACCCATATCGCCCCAGCACCATTCCGTTATTACCAGCGTCAACAACCAGCGAATCGTCGCTGCTCGCAAACTTCAGACACGCAAGCACCGTCAGCGCCAAGGACGCTTCCTAGTCGAAGGCTTTGAAATCTTGCATCTGGCACTGGATGCCGGGATACAACCGATCGAAGTTTTCTATTGTGAAGAACAATGCGGTGAAAAGGCAATACAGCAACTTCTCAATCGCTTGCGAAAAGCCGGTGCAACCCTTGCCCCCGTGTCAACTCAGGTCCTGCATACACTATCAGCTGCCGCCGGCAACGTATACGCCGCCCCCCATAAAGCACCGCCCCATGTCATACAGACACATATTGTGGCAACTTTCGCCCTCTTTGAGGTGTCATTTCAGGACATCTCTTTGACCGGCGATGAACTAGTCCTTGTTCTTGATGGGACACAAACGCCAAGCAATCTAGGGATGATTCTCCGTACTGCAGATGCCGTTAGGGCTGCAGCCGTTTTTCTGATCCCACCCTGCGTGGACATCTTTCACCCTAAGTCTGTAAGGGGGAGTCACGGTTCACTGTTCAGCGTCCCTCTTGTAGAGACAGCTGACATTCCAGGGCTTTTTAGATGGCTGCATGAAAAAGGATTCAGAACGATGGGAGCGGATCCGCATCTCGGCAAATTCTGGAATCAGGAAAACTGGAAAGGTCGAGTCGCCATAGTTCTGGGGCATGATGTGCGAGGTATATCCGATGCGGTGCGTGCGCAGGTCGAAGGGTGGGCGCGGCTGCCAATGACAGGCAAGGTAGAATCG encodes:
- a CDS encoding Gfo/Idh/MocA family oxidoreductase, producing the protein MKKYRVAIVGGAGTWGSRYLHAYANHPACEIVALVDRAKDRRQTFADLYGVEVVFDSLDNLLAKEVPDIVSAILPTSHNPDTIIACAEAGVKVVSCEKPISVELSQADAMLRICRERGTVFGCGSVYSGVPYLLETIDWIGAGNIGKLTAAAIPSGLPREVSGGGCVQLTLLRLLTGMEVEWVKGWTLPPESGWRPPVDVSESEIDCPAYGRLGLSGDVVCEIPASSEQGGSCPIAVTGENGQVWMTSPRPVFIQGTGAASTPVYPDFLDTSSPDDFFTRRIEWLMQAFDTGRDVLDSGHGYRQALEIAIALKQSAESGHQRISLPLEDRSLRIVPHPYRLLGGDVAGWESIGYRGPPNAE
- a CDS encoding HAD family hydrolase; this translates as MTNAIFFDFFATLISWTQPLRVTTRKIADRYQLRLDWSVYDEARAILTEAYEASKPTDNIRDTIFRQLDACCTFLRKLGVREHVEQIAWEVLQYEHALFSRNNATLYEDVLPTLDRLQQMNLKMGIISNWDTPLHAMVEELGLAPYFDVVVASHDQRVRSAKPDAAIFEYALNAVGVSPEEAVHVGDSFEADIMGAHAADIRAVLLDRDGTQTGRWRETIQTLHALPNLLSVKRALI
- a CDS encoding mandelate racemase/muconate lactonizing enzyme family protein; this encodes MKIDKIESFFIGGGYVVRIHTDNGISGIGQTACWGYPEAVERIVATFEKYLIGQNPLRIEHHWQYLYRMGPFRGTALCGAISAVDIALWDIKGKHFGAPVWELLGGNCRDKIRLHLMAGGPTPETMFQSAKDAVEEGFTALKFDPVVGGYQDMALDRLVKTARDLVAAAREGGGPDLDLIVEVHRKLTPMNGIVLAEALTPFNIYFLEDPIQIDSIVSQAELAKRMTVPLGNGERLTTIWEFRELLAAGGPQYVRPDVALAGGLTQCKKIAAIAESYHSAVVTHNFLGPLTTTASLHLDASIPNFITQEYTKGDESPNNAVYKTCYQREGGYIPIPEAPGLGVELDDSLIEQRPYQPMNTGQTLLREDGSVAYAV
- a CDS encoding ATP-binding cassette domain-containing protein, whose amino-acid sequence is MIEVENLTKNYGPFPALKGISFRINKGEVIGFLGPNGAGKTTTMRILTCFMPASSGNATVAGYDVFKQSLDVRKHIGYLPESVPLYPEMTVTGYLKFVSKIKGVPRSKRAERLEVAVESCSLTERRGQIIGQLSKGYRQRVGLAQALIHDPDVIVLDEPTAGLDPRQIIEIRELIKALGNEHTIILSTHILPEASMTCERLIVINDGKIAGGVKLSEGRAVSIDAGDDGHTELGDTKTLYLEVSGPEAEVKTVLENLPGVSHVESRGLNDNVNPTFHINYELNTDIRAAVSSSIIQHGWNLLEMRSIEMTLEELFLQLTAGVESETQADDDAGVEVQDS
- the rho gene encoding transcription termination factor Rho, giving the protein MDIVKLQEMTISELNGMARKLGLTGYSSLRKQELIAQILGAKAESSGMLFGEGILEILPEKYGFLRSSSYNYLQSTDDIYVSPSQIRKFDLRTGHEVQGQIRPPKKGGDKDEFYFALLKIEKVNAEAPTAAKDKILFDNLTPVYPYEQLILEHNPKEFSTRITDLMSPIGKGQRGLIVAPPYSGKTTILKNIAHGIEENHPEVMLIFLLIDERPEEVTDVSRSIKGEVISSTFDEHPERHVQVADMVIEKAKRWVEYGKDVVIMLDSMTRLVRACNVVAPHSGKTLSGGIDALAFMKPRQFFGAARKFEEGGSLTIIATVLVDTESRGDEHIYEELKGTANMEIHLERSLLERRIFPSIDIGKSKTRREELLLKPEILSKAWILRKFMGQMSTAESMELLVEHLGKTETNEQFIDMMINNTKANGPARGGRYQW
- the rpmE gene encoding 50S ribosomal protein L31 — encoded protein: MKSDIHPETMECVINCVCGATYTTYSTKPQIRVEICSKCHPFYSGQQTIVDTAGRVESFRRRYGLADEN
- the prfA gene encoding peptide chain release factor 1, whose protein sequence is MLEKLKEIETRYLEIEKGLADPAQIADQQNLQNLAKSHAELAPIVSKYTEYQKTAKEIEETSALLEQETDAEFIAFAKQELDGLTEQKNNLETELKILLIPKDANDEKNVIVEIRAGTGGEEASLFAGELFRMYSRYADQKGWKVELLNSNATGLKGFKEIIFSINGNRTYSRLKFEGGTHRVQRVPTTEASGRIHTSAVTVAVLPEAEEVDLKIDAEDLQIETFRSSGPGGQSVNTTDSAVRITYIPTGLTVSCQDEKSQHKNRAKAMKILRSRLLEQMQAEQDAERAQTRRSMIGSGDRSEKIRTYNFPQNRVTDHRIGLSVYQLDAVLDGDIDTFIDALIDADQAEQLKNLSS
- the prmC gene encoding peptide chain release factor N(5)-glutamine methyltransferase: MKTWHVIDLIEWTAEYFERHEIPTPRLDAELLLGHLLQKSRLQLYLSFEMPVFQEALSKFRELIKKRIAHTPVSYLTNHKEFMSLDFYVDSRVLIPRPETETLVETVLQHQQEPCRFVDIGTGCGAIAISSGHHRPDWELIATDFSTEALAVAQQNALTHNCADRLTFLQGDLFEPLQELPNSRFDWIASNPPYVGTDEASTLPLDVREHEPEIALFAGADGLDIIRRIVTDAPQFLNSEGKLILEIGCNQSHPVQDLIQSQPAYKHCEVIKDYADIERVVLASV
- a CDS encoding RNA methyltransferase encodes the protein MQKHKPISPQHHSVITSVNNQRIVAARKLQTRKHRQRQGRFLVEGFEILHLALDAGIQPIEVFYCEEQCGEKAIQQLLNRLRKAGATLAPVSTQVLHTLSAAAGNVYAAPHKAPPHVIQTHIVATFALFEVSFQDISLTGDELVLVLDGTQTPSNLGMILRTADAVRAAAVFLIPPCVDIFHPKSVRGSHGSLFSVPLVETADIPGLFRWLHEKGFRTMGADPHLGKFWNQENWKGRVAIVLGHDVRGISDAVRAQVEGWARLPMTGKVESLNVAVAGSVLIYEWFRANRLES